One window of Bacteroidales bacterium genomic DNA carries:
- a CDS encoding acyloxyacyl hydrolase — protein MRISCILFFLSISIFSQAQNDSAGKYKSRIWENLSIQGIYQNGYVFATNNFLRGTNIEATRINAFQTFSLKFSNQTTGDKLWQQLYKYPNWGIGVYVADFYNPEEIGFPIAVYGFFNAPFKRWDKLCFNYELGFGATFNWKSFDPVTNKYNIAIGAGESFIIDAGLNLQYNLTERIELITGFSLTHFSNGALKKPNFGINTVAPKIGLKYNFYEPPSLVRRKVPEFQGENEWLVSAYGGAKNVIFDSVSIDIMEKYEGVFFPVFGISFGYNRHISYRSKIGFGVTVSYDGSVNAQVAIEKNELDPVDGPLTDKLQLSIYPSYELVANKVSLVLQPAFYLYRKKIKNESPNFHQRIGLKYQITDNIFVGIILRDYAFHVSDHIEWTLGYRILSD, from the coding sequence ATGAGAATCTCCTGTATCTTGTTTTTTTTATCAATTTCAATTTTTTCTCAGGCGCAAAATGATTCTGCGGGTAAATATAAAAGCAGGATATGGGAAAATCTATCCATACAGGGAATATATCAGAATGGATATGTATTTGCTACAAACAATTTCTTAAGGGGAACCAATATTGAAGCAACAAGAATCAATGCTTTTCAGACATTTTCCCTGAAATTTTCCAACCAGACAACAGGAGACAAACTTTGGCAACAATTATATAAATATCCCAATTGGGGGATTGGGGTTTACGTTGCCGATTTTTACAACCCGGAGGAAATAGGTTTCCCGATAGCTGTGTACGGATTCTTTAATGCCCCATTTAAAAGATGGGATAAGCTGTGTTTTAATTACGAACTTGGTTTTGGTGCCACTTTTAACTGGAAATCTTTTGATCCGGTTACCAATAAATATAATATTGCTATTGGTGCCGGGGAATCTTTTATTATTGATGCCGGGTTAAACCTGCAATACAATTTAACTGAGAGGATTGAACTTATTACAGGTTTTAGTCTTACTCATTTTTCCAATGGAGCACTTAAAAAACCAAATTTTGGAATAAATACTGTTGCTCCAAAGATTGGACTTAAATATAATTTTTATGAACCTCCCTCCCTTGTAAGGCGGAAGGTGCCAGAATTTCAGGGAGAAAATGAGTGGCTTGTTTCTGCCTACGGCGGCGCAAAGAATGTCATTTTTGATTCGGTTAGTATTGACATAATGGAAAAATATGAAGGAGTCTTTTTCCCGGTTTTTGGTATTTCATTCGGTTATAACAGGCATATTAGTTATAGGTCAAAAATCGGATTTGGAGTGACAGTTTCTTATGATGGTTCCGTCAATGCCCAGGTTGCAATTGAAAAAAACGAACTGGATCCTGTGGATGGTCCTCTTACAGACAAACTTCAGCTAAGTATCTATCCTTCCTATGAGCTCGTTGCAAATAAAGTATCATTGGTCCTGCAACCTGCGTTTTATCTTTACCGAAAAAAAATAAAAAATGAATCGCCGAACTTTCATCAGAGAATTGGCCTTAAATACCAGATAACAGATAATATTTTTGTCGGAATAATTCTTCGTGATTACGCTTTTCACGTTTCCGACCATATAGAATGGACATTAGGGTATAGAATACTCAGTGATTGA